From Humisphaera borealis, the proteins below share one genomic window:
- a CDS encoding c-type cytochrome yields the protein MTPIRKTLLVLTSTVALAGGAIFAQQQPKPAGSKPAPRANPKKAPEAPKPKTNNAAEATPADKIRALPGFKVELLYTVPAETQGSWVAMCTDHKGRLIVCDQYGALYRVTPPALGTTEGMKIEPIPAQVGAANGLVWAFDALYVVVNNYTDQSKSGVYRVTDTNGDDTLDKAEFLRNIPGGGDHSPHAAVLAPDGKSIYIVVGNKSELTKVDSSRVPMLWGEDHLLPRMPDGRGFMRDKLAPGGNIYSMSPDGKTWELVATGFRNQYDAAFNKDGELFTYDADMEYDFNTSWYRPTRVNHVISGAEFGWRNGAGKWPEWYEDSFGAVINIGPGSPTGVTFGYDAKFPAKYQDALFINDWSWGKMYAIHMQPDGSSYTATKEEFLSGSPLPLTDSVVRKEDGALYFAIGGRKTQSGLYRVTYTGTESTAPAVHNPGTPEQVAARELRHKLESFHGKKLTEVEQIGAMEGAWNHLGSDDRAIRSAARTVLEHLPVKQWQKQALAEQKPERQIPALLALVRATSVDPFHRKPTDAPEDKALQAEILSALKKIDFAKLPEWQKLAMLRTYAVCFVRMGKPTEEQRLAAIAQLTPHFPAKTIPVSYDLCMALSYLQDPSLAAKAVPLLATAATQEEQIEYARSLRMLKAGWTPELRTKQFEWLLRAANYRGGASFVAFIQMIRTDAIASLSDAEKTQLKDILEKKPEVMSPLAALSAGLQGRTKVKEWKVEDLASKAEQSMKGRNFEQGRKMFGTVACFACHRFGNEGGMVGPDLTSLASRFGPRDILVSIIEPSKEVSDQFAPTVVKTLDGDQVIGRIVNLNGDRVMVNTDLFDPNQQTAVDRNNVKSMETSKVSLMPEGLVDYLKEEEIFDLLAYLIARGDPKHEVFQK from the coding sequence ATGACACCCATTCGTAAAACCCTTCTCGTGCTAACCTCCACCGTCGCGCTGGCGGGCGGTGCGATCTTTGCCCAGCAGCAGCCCAAGCCGGCGGGCTCCAAGCCCGCGCCCAGGGCGAACCCCAAGAAGGCTCCCGAGGCTCCCAAACCCAAGACCAACAACGCCGCCGAAGCCACACCGGCCGACAAGATCCGCGCCCTGCCCGGCTTCAAGGTCGAGTTGCTCTACACCGTGCCTGCCGAGACGCAGGGCTCGTGGGTCGCGATGTGCACCGATCACAAGGGCCGCCTGATCGTCTGCGACCAGTACGGCGCCCTCTATCGCGTCACACCGCCGGCCCTGGGTACCACCGAAGGCATGAAGATCGAGCCCATCCCGGCGCAGGTCGGCGCGGCCAACGGCCTGGTCTGGGCGTTCGACGCCCTCTATGTCGTCGTCAATAACTACACCGACCAGAGCAAGAGCGGCGTCTATCGCGTCACCGATACCAACGGCGACGACACCCTCGACAAGGCCGAGTTCCTTCGCAACATCCCCGGCGGCGGCGACCACTCGCCCCACGCCGCGGTGCTCGCACCCGACGGCAAGTCGATCTACATCGTCGTCGGTAACAAGTCCGAACTGACCAAGGTCGACTCCAGCCGCGTGCCCATGCTCTGGGGAGAAGATCACCTGCTGCCGCGCATGCCCGACGGCCGCGGCTTCATGCGCGACAAGCTCGCCCCCGGCGGCAACATCTACAGCATGTCCCCTGATGGCAAAACCTGGGAGCTTGTCGCGACTGGCTTCCGCAACCAGTACGACGCGGCGTTCAACAAGGACGGCGAGCTGTTCACCTACGACGCCGACATGGAGTACGACTTCAACACCTCCTGGTACCGCCCGACGCGCGTCAACCACGTCATCAGCGGCGCCGAGTTCGGCTGGCGCAACGGCGCCGGTAAATGGCCAGAGTGGTACGAAGACAGCTTCGGCGCGGTGATCAACATCGGGCCAGGTTCGCCGACGGGTGTCACGTTCGGTTACGACGCAAAGTTCCCCGCCAAGTACCAGGACGCGTTGTTCATCAACGACTGGAGCTGGGGCAAGATGTACGCGATCCACATGCAGCCCGACGGCAGCAGCTACACCGCGACGAAGGAAGAGTTCCTCAGCGGCTCGCCATTGCCACTGACCGACAGCGTCGTCCGCAAGGAAGACGGGGCGCTCTACTTCGCAATCGGCGGCCGCAAGACCCAGTCGGGCCTTTACCGCGTGACCTACACCGGCACGGAGTCCACGGCGCCCGCCGTCCATAACCCCGGCACGCCGGAACAGGTCGCCGCCCGCGAACTGCGGCACAAGCTTGAGAGCTTCCACGGCAAGAAGCTGACCGAGGTCGAGCAGATCGGCGCGATGGAAGGTGCCTGGAATCATCTCGGCAGCGACGACCGTGCCATCCGCTCGGCCGCCCGCACCGTGCTGGAACACCTGCCGGTCAAGCAGTGGCAGAAGCAGGCACTGGCCGAGCAGAAGCCCGAGCGACAGATCCCGGCACTGCTGGCGTTGGTCCGGGCCACGAGCGTCGATCCCTTCCACCGCAAGCCGACCGACGCCCCCGAAGACAAGGCGCTTCAGGCCGAGATCCTGTCGGCGCTGAAGAAGATCGACTTCGCCAAGCTCCCCGAGTGGCAGAAGCTGGCGATGCTCCGCACCTACGCCGTCTGTTTCGTCCGCATGGGCAAGCCAACGGAAGAGCAACGGCTGGCCGCGATCGCGCAGCTTACGCCGCACTTCCCGGCCAAGACGATCCCCGTCAGTTACGACTTGTGCATGGCGCTGTCGTACCTCCAGGACCCGAGCCTGGCCGCCAAGGCCGTTCCGCTGCTGGCGACCGCCGCCACGCAGGAAGAGCAGATTGAGTACGCCCGATCGCTCCGCATGCTCAAGGCCGGCTGGACGCCTGAGCTTCGCACCAAGCAGTTCGAGTGGCTGCTGCGGGCGGCCAACTACCGCGGCGGGGCGAGCTTCGTCGCGTTCATCCAGATGATCCGCACCGACGCCATCGCCAGCCTGAGCGACGCCGAGAAGACGCAGCTCAAGGATATCCTGGAGAAGAAGCCGGAAGTGATGTCGCCGCTGGCGGCACTGTCGGCCGGGCTGCAGGGCCGGACGAAGGTCAAGGAGTGGAAGGTCGAAGATCTGGCCAGCAAGGCCGAGCAGTCGATGAAGGGCCGCAACTTCGAGCAGGGCCGCAAGATGTTCGGCACGGTCGCGTGCTTCGCCTGCCACCGGTTCGGAAATGAAGGCGGCATGGTCGGCCCCGACCTGACGTCCCTCGCCTCCCGCTTCGGCCCGCGCGACATCCTGGTTTCGATCATCGAGCCCAGCAAGGAAGTGTCCGACCAGTTCGCCCCGACGGTCGTCAAGACCCTCGACGGCGACCAGGTCATCGGGCGGATCGTGAACCTGAACGGCGACCGCGTGATGGTCAACACCGACCTGTTCGACCCCAACCAGCAGACCGCCGTCGACCGCAACAACGTCAAGTCCATGGAAACCTCCAAGGTGTCGCTGATGCCCGAAGGGCTGGTGGATTACCTCAAGGAAGAAGAAATCTTCGACCTGCTCGCGTATCTGATTGCCCGCGGTGATCCGAAGCATGAGGTCTTCCAGAAGTAG
- a CDS encoding sulfatase family protein yields the protein MLNRFLLTCVVVCSFGRLVLAADTAASPRIEKPVGRPNILFILTDDQRWDAVGHSKAFGIQTPNIDALAAEGVRFRNMFVTTAICAASRATILTGLHERTHRYTFGTKPITAEHAAASYPRLLKDAGYRTGHVGKFGVAVADAGQKAMYDVFTPLGHPYLKKQPDGTERHLTDIEAENAIKFIEGSDPAKPWCLSLCFNSPHAEDNNPRQYIWAKESDGLYEDLTFVPPATMAESFFESQPDFIKNSESRKRFKWRFDEPAKYQEMVRGYFRMIADVDRAIGRVRKAVADKGQADNTVIVFTADNGYFLGDRGLADKWYIYEESIRVPLIIADPLLKDRHGAVIDQMALNLDLAPTMLARAGIAVPRHYQGRSLLPLLTGEAQVPWRDDFFYEHLMDANGPGAIIPKSEGVRNERFTYVRWFQAKPLVEELYDHEADFHCTKNLIADPAFAATADALRKRTTELRDQYGGPWVSNAAEKPKRK from the coding sequence ATGCTGAATCGCTTCCTGCTGACCTGTGTAGTCGTCTGCTCTTTCGGCCGGCTGGTGCTCGCGGCGGACACCGCCGCGTCGCCCCGTATTGAAAAGCCCGTTGGGCGCCCGAACATCCTGTTCATCCTCACCGATGACCAGCGCTGGGACGCAGTCGGACACAGCAAGGCGTTCGGCATTCAAACGCCGAACATCGACGCGCTTGCCGCCGAGGGTGTGCGGTTCAGGAACATGTTCGTCACGACGGCGATCTGCGCCGCCAGCCGGGCAACGATTCTGACGGGCCTTCACGAACGCACGCATCGCTACACCTTCGGCACCAAGCCCATCACCGCCGAGCACGCCGCCGCCAGCTATCCCCGACTGCTGAAGGACGCCGGGTACCGCACGGGGCATGTCGGCAAGTTCGGCGTCGCGGTTGCCGATGCCGGCCAGAAGGCGATGTACGATGTCTTCACGCCCCTGGGTCACCCGTACCTGAAGAAGCAGCCGGACGGTACCGAACGCCATCTGACGGACATCGAGGCCGAAAACGCGATCAAGTTCATTGAAGGCTCCGACCCCGCCAAGCCCTGGTGCCTGTCGCTCTGCTTCAACTCCCCGCACGCCGAGGACAACAACCCCCGCCAGTACATCTGGGCGAAAGAGAGCGACGGGCTCTACGAGGATCTCACGTTCGTGCCGCCGGCGACGATGGCCGAGTCCTTCTTCGAAAGTCAGCCCGATTTCATCAAAAACAGCGAGAGCCGCAAACGCTTCAAATGGCGGTTCGATGAGCCGGCGAAGTACCAGGAAATGGTCCGAGGCTATTTCCGCATGATTGCCGATGTGGACCGCGCCATCGGCCGCGTCCGCAAGGCCGTCGCCGACAAGGGGCAGGCCGACAACACCGTCATTGTTTTCACGGCCGACAACGGCTACTTCCTCGGCGACCGCGGGCTGGCCGACAAGTGGTACATCTACGAAGAGTCGATTCGCGTCCCGCTGATCATCGCCGACCCGCTCTTGAAGGACCGCCATGGTGCCGTGATCGACCAGATGGCATTGAATCTCGACCTGGCTCCGACCATGCTGGCCCGAGCCGGGATTGCCGTGCCCAGGCACTACCAAGGCCGCAGTCTTCTCCCGCTTCTTACCGGGGAAGCTCAGGTTCCCTGGCGCGACGACTTCTTCTACGAACACCTGATGGACGCCAATGGTCCCGGTGCCATAATTCCAAAGAGCGAGGGCGTCAGAAACGAGCGGTTCACCTACGTGCGGTGGTTCCAAGCCAAGCCTCTGGTCGAGGAACTTTACGACCACGAAGCCGACTTCCATTGCACGAAGAACCTGATCGCCGACCCCGCGTTCGCCGCCACCGCCGACGCACTGCGCAAGCGAACCACCGAGTTGCGCGACCAGTACGGCGGGCCGTGGGTGAGTAACGCCGCCGAAAAGCCCAAGCGCAAGTAG
- a CDS encoding RNA polymerase sigma factor — protein MIDWDRIVEEDGPAVWRICWRLLCNRADAEEAFQEAFIAAVELSRRETLATPRAILQHLATARSIDKLRSRQRRRKRHEPVDHERLNEEASADVTPPQNAEAGELSDALLKALATLPGKQAECFTLHAIEGWAYQEIADRLGLSIDHVGVLIHRARGKLKKSLAHYGHDGHNSAVEPPAAGATSGSSPSGK, from the coding sequence ATGATCGATTGGGACCGCATCGTCGAAGAGGATGGACCGGCCGTCTGGCGCATTTGCTGGCGGCTGCTCTGTAACCGCGCCGACGCCGAAGAGGCGTTCCAGGAGGCGTTTATCGCTGCGGTCGAGCTGTCGCGGCGGGAGACGCTCGCCACCCCGCGGGCCATCCTCCAGCACCTGGCGACGGCACGGTCGATCGACAAGCTCCGTTCCCGCCAGCGGCGTCGCAAACGGCATGAGCCGGTCGACCACGAACGGCTGAACGAGGAAGCCTCGGCCGACGTAACGCCGCCGCAGAACGCCGAGGCCGGGGAACTGTCCGATGCGCTACTGAAGGCGCTGGCGACCCTTCCCGGGAAGCAGGCCGAGTGCTTCACGCTCCACGCGATCGAAGGCTGGGCCTACCAGGAGATCGCCGATCGCCTGGGTCTGAGCATCGATCATGTCGGCGTTCTGATTCACCGTGCCCGGGGAAAGTTGAAGAAGTCGCTGGCGCACTATGGTCACGACGGTCACAACAGTGCCGTTGAACCACCTGCGGCTGGCGCGACGTCAGGAAGCAGCCCATCTGGAAAGTGA
- a CDS encoding carboxypeptidase regulatory-like domain-containing protein: MKPPFESFREDNLDRAVRAVIDAPVPPGPSPMLMERTRAAIRRGGSGGSWVVRGSWRWAAIVLIAASAATVVALKGPAVVERIAGNDKPAPVAPGSGVAAPAHLAVVGFVKLEGAAPLPHLLPQAGGPHCGHNHAPPRDESIVVAANGGLANVIVSVSSGLPEGRSYQRPAAPAVLDQRDCKYTPRMVVMQVGQELVAKNSDPFFHNVHTNSMRNKPVNVAQPQPDPVGLKLKSVVTAETFKVTCDLHPWMIAWVAAFDHPFYGVTGDDGAFTMPALPPGQYTLKAWHERLGAIEQQVVVGTDGKLPPVQLKFGAERLAAALADRNVTVDAGHLAKPACCK; the protein is encoded by the coding sequence ATGAAGCCGCCCTTTGAAAGTTTTCGCGAAGACAACCTGGACCGCGCGGTCCGCGCGGTGATCGACGCGCCGGTTCCCCCGGGACCGTCTCCGATGTTGATGGAGCGCACTCGCGCCGCCATCCGACGGGGAGGGAGCGGCGGATCGTGGGTTGTCCGAGGGTCGTGGCGGTGGGCCGCGATCGTGCTGATCGCCGCTTCGGCGGCGACCGTGGTGGCGCTGAAGGGGCCGGCAGTCGTCGAGCGTATCGCCGGCAACGACAAGCCCGCGCCTGTAGCTCCGGGTTCGGGCGTAGCGGCGCCGGCGCATCTGGCGGTCGTGGGCTTTGTAAAGCTGGAAGGGGCCGCCCCGCTGCCGCATCTGCTTCCGCAGGCGGGCGGCCCTCACTGCGGACACAACCATGCCCCGCCGCGCGACGAGTCCATCGTGGTCGCCGCTAACGGCGGATTGGCCAATGTGATCGTATCAGTGTCGAGCGGGCTTCCCGAGGGACGGAGCTACCAGCGGCCCGCGGCCCCCGCCGTGCTCGACCAACGCGATTGCAAGTACACGCCTCGGATGGTGGTCATGCAAGTGGGACAAGAACTGGTCGCCAAGAACAGCGACCCGTTCTTCCACAATGTGCACACGAACTCGATGCGCAACAAGCCAGTGAACGTCGCCCAGCCGCAGCCCGATCCCGTGGGCCTGAAGCTCAAGTCCGTCGTCACCGCTGAGACCTTCAAGGTGACGTGCGATCTGCACCCCTGGATGATTGCGTGGGTGGCGGCATTCGATCACCCGTTCTACGGTGTAACGGGGGATGACGGTGCCTTTACGATGCCTGCCCTGCCGCCGGGCCAGTACACCCTCAAGGCGTGGCACGAACGGCTTGGGGCCATCGAGCAGCAGGTGGTCGTCGGTACCGATGGAAAGCTGCCGCCGGTGCAGCTGAAGTTTGGGGCAGAGCGACTGGCGGCTGCGTTGGCGGATCGGAACGTAACGGTTGACGCAGGGCACCTGGCCAAACCCGCATGCTGCAAATGA
- a CDS encoding AAA family ATPase: MRTVAIINQKGGCGKTTSAINLSACLARLGQKTLLVDMDPQGHCGTGLAVPEEQIERTIYDAMLEPADTRDGRVPKISDIVWQIATDFDLAPSNIRLAAFEQVFAGRSGREDRLTNALSAVKDNYKWCIIDCPPSVGLITFNALKACDEAIVPVETGYFSLHGLTKMMETLVMLRERAGKDIVIRVLPTLYDTRTKLAREVLSELRAKFKDYLMTSTVNFNTKLKEAASFGQPITEYDPGSRGYKDFVNLARELMGARPAEPEVAHDKMSRPQELVQRARALAQLANYQFGRNAVPTIQQTPSAGGGNVGTMQSTTAAPAMAPALAAAPGHAASMSATASLSSLSAATMSAPTAGGIQRVATTATAPAAMQQPVRSTEQKLADFYGVKQLDDGVVFSARFDSARQVLIAGDFNNWLPMSTPMVRTPGVGWSMKLPLSRGRYRYRFVVDGKWQTDPFNQYVETNQFGELNNVVEVE, translated from the coding sequence ATGCGCACGGTCGCGATCATCAACCAAAAGGGCGGATGCGGAAAGACCACCTCCGCCATCAACCTGTCCGCGTGCCTGGCCCGACTCGGCCAGAAAACGCTGCTGGTTGACATGGACCCACAGGGCCATTGCGGCACCGGGCTGGCTGTGCCGGAAGAGCAGATCGAACGAACCATCTACGACGCGATGCTCGAGCCGGCGGACACCCGCGACGGCCGCGTCCCCAAGATCTCCGACATCGTCTGGCAGATCGCCACCGATTTCGACCTGGCACCCAGCAACATCCGGCTGGCCGCCTTCGAGCAGGTTTTCGCGGGTCGGTCCGGTCGCGAAGATCGGCTGACCAACGCACTGTCGGCCGTCAAAGACAACTACAAGTGGTGCATCATCGACTGCCCGCCCAGCGTCGGACTGATCACCTTCAACGCGCTGAAGGCATGCGATGAAGCAATCGTTCCGGTCGAGACCGGCTACTTCAGCCTGCACGGCCTGACCAAGATGATGGAAACGCTGGTGATGCTCCGCGAGCGGGCCGGCAAAGACATCGTCATTCGTGTGCTTCCCACGCTTTACGACACCCGGACCAAGCTCGCCCGCGAAGTGCTGAGCGAGCTGCGCGCCAAGTTCAAAGACTACCTGATGACCAGCACGGTCAACTTCAACACCAAGCTGAAGGAAGCCGCCAGCTTCGGTCAACCGATCACCGAGTACGACCCCGGCTCCCGCGGCTACAAGGATTTCGTCAACCTCGCCCGGGAGCTGATGGGTGCCCGGCCGGCCGAGCCGGAAGTCGCTCACGACAAGATGAGCCGTCCGCAGGAACTGGTGCAGCGGGCCCGCGCACTGGCGCAGCTGGCCAACTACCAGTTCGGTCGCAACGCGGTGCCGACCATCCAACAGACGCCTTCCGCTGGCGGCGGGAATGTCGGCACGATGCAATCCACGACCGCCGCGCCGGCGATGGCACCAGCCCTGGCGGCTGCGCCGGGTCATGCGGCCTCGATGTCCGCTACCGCTTCGCTCTCCTCGCTTTCGGCCGCGACGATGTCCGCCCCGACCGCGGGTGGAATTCAACGCGTTGCCACCACCGCGACCGCCCCGGCGGCCATGCAGCAACCTGTTCGTTCCACCGAGCAGAAGCTCGCTGATTTCTACGGCGTCAAGCAGCTCGACGACGGGGTCGTGTTCTCCGCCCGGTTTGACAGCGCACGCCAGGTCCTGATCGCCGGCGACTTCAACAATTGGCTCCCGATGAGCACCCCGATGGTCCGCACGCCGGGCGTCGGCTGGTCGATGAAGCTCCCGCTTTCCCGCGGCCGCTACCGATATCGCTTTGTCGTCGATGGCAAGTGGCAGACCGACCCGTTCAATCAGTACGTCGAAACCAACCAGTTCGGCGAACTGAACAACGTCGTCGAAGTGGAATAA
- a CDS encoding DUF1592 domain-containing protein gives MSIRPHSILLPVGMTIVVLCGIRWFTRSDVTIAASPASAAIPPQVSGDGESHRRAALVTKYCSDCHNADLKKGGLNLDPAVAGSVTDQAEVWEKVVRRLATRQMPPSKVKERPTEAEYSELLNALSTTLDAAATERPHPGRTQSIRRLTRVEYQNAIRDLLALDVDAAALLPADEASHGFDNVTVGTLSPTLLDRYVSAAEHVSRLAVGCAQRVPGGETFRIKPDVTQEEQVEGLPFGTRGGAPIRYTFPRDGEYEVTIRLSRDRNDEVEGLHEPHDLLVLLGGVEKKAFVVKPPPRGAGHNDVDKHLQLRFPVTAGPHVLGVTFVKNPSSLLEYKRQPYEARFNFHRHPRTSPAIYQVSIVGPFGPGTAGDTPSRRRVFVAYPAAEAEEIDSARKILGALLRRAWRRPVTDADVARLISVFAAARRDSDFETGIQAALSAVLVSREFLFRVERQPESVPAGTVYPVSSLELASRLSFFLWSSLPDDELLKLAENGELSRPEVLAGQARRMLADPRAQSLVTNFAAQWLHLRNLDSFTPDGRLFPDFDDNLRQSMRRETELLLAEIVRQDGSLLSLIRSDHAWLNQRLAMHYGIPHVYGSHFRRVTLLPESHRGGLLRQASVLAVTSYATRTSPVLRGKWVLENLLGTPPPPPPPDIPALESAAVAESLPVRQRLAVHRDNAACASCHEFIDPPGFALEGFDAVGRWRVSDGGSLVDASGGLPDGRTFDGVDGLERALTERPELLVTTVAEKLLTFALGRGIEYYDAPALRQVVRDARRDDYRLSAIIVGLVRSAPFRMREAHE, from the coding sequence ATGAGCATCCGCCCGCACAGCATCCTTCTGCCGGTTGGCATGACTATCGTCGTGCTGTGCGGCATCCGATGGTTCACGCGGTCTGATGTCACGATAGCGGCGAGCCCTGCGAGCGCTGCGATACCTCCGCAGGTGTCGGGCGACGGTGAGTCTCACCGGCGTGCGGCGCTGGTCACGAAGTACTGCTCGGACTGTCACAACGCCGATCTCAAAAAAGGGGGTCTGAACCTGGATCCCGCCGTGGCCGGTTCGGTGACCGACCAAGCGGAGGTTTGGGAGAAGGTCGTTCGCCGGCTCGCCACCCGTCAGATGCCCCCTTCGAAAGTGAAGGAGCGGCCGACTGAGGCGGAGTACAGCGAGCTGCTGAACGCACTTTCAACGACCCTCGACGCTGCCGCGACCGAGCGGCCGCATCCCGGGCGAACGCAGTCGATTCGACGGCTGACCCGTGTCGAGTACCAGAACGCGATTCGCGACCTGCTGGCACTTGATGTCGATGCCGCGGCTCTTCTACCTGCGGACGAGGCCAGCCATGGTTTCGACAACGTGACCGTCGGCACGCTCTCGCCGACGCTTCTGGACCGCTACGTCAGCGCCGCAGAGCATGTGAGCCGATTGGCTGTCGGGTGTGCCCAGCGAGTTCCCGGCGGAGAGACCTTCCGCATCAAGCCGGATGTCACACAGGAGGAACAGGTCGAAGGACTGCCGTTCGGCACGCGTGGTGGTGCGCCGATACGCTACACCTTTCCACGTGACGGCGAGTACGAGGTGACGATTCGCCTGTCGCGGGATCGCAATGACGAAGTGGAGGGGCTCCACGAGCCGCACGATTTGCTCGTCCTGCTCGGCGGCGTCGAAAAGAAAGCGTTCGTCGTGAAGCCGCCGCCCCGCGGGGCCGGGCACAACGACGTGGACAAGCATTTGCAGCTTCGCTTTCCGGTGACTGCCGGTCCGCACGTGCTGGGGGTGACCTTCGTTAAGAATCCTTCGTCGTTGCTGGAGTACAAGCGCCAGCCGTACGAGGCCCGGTTCAACTTCCACCGTCATCCCCGAACATCCCCGGCGATCTATCAGGTGTCGATCGTGGGCCCCTTCGGCCCCGGCACGGCCGGCGATACACCCTCCCGCCGCAGAGTCTTCGTGGCTTATCCGGCGGCCGAGGCCGAGGAGATCGACAGCGCCCGGAAGATTCTCGGTGCCCTGCTGCGCCGCGCATGGCGCCGTCCTGTGACCGACGCCGACGTGGCAAGACTGATCTCCGTCTTCGCGGCGGCCCGCCGTGACTCAGATTTCGAGACGGGGATCCAGGCCGCACTGAGTGCTGTGCTCGTCAGCCGCGAGTTCCTATTCCGCGTGGAACGGCAACCCGAATCTGTCCCGGCCGGTACGGTCTATCCGGTGAGCAGCCTGGAACTGGCGTCGCGACTGTCGTTTTTTCTCTGGAGCAGCCTCCCGGACGACGAACTGCTCAAGCTGGCCGAGAACGGTGAGCTTTCGCGGCCGGAGGTACTTGCCGGCCAGGCTCGACGCATGCTTGCCGACCCGCGGGCTCAGTCGCTTGTGACCAACTTTGCCGCGCAGTGGCTCCACCTGAGGAACCTCGATTCGTTTACACCCGACGGGCGACTGTTCCCGGACTTCGACGACAACCTGCGGCAGTCGATGCGCCGGGAGACGGAACTTCTGCTGGCTGAGATCGTCCGGCAGGACGGCAGCCTGCTGAGTCTGATCCGTTCCGATCACGCCTGGCTGAATCAGCGGCTGGCGATGCACTATGGCATCCCTCACGTGTACGGAAGTCACTTCCGCCGGGTGACCTTGCTCCCGGAAAGCCATCGAGGCGGCCTGCTGCGGCAGGCGAGCGTGCTGGCGGTGACGTCGTACGCGACGCGGACGTCGCCGGTGCTGCGCGGGAAGTGGGTGCTCGAGAATCTGCTCGGCACGCCGCCACCTCCCCCGCCACCAGACATTCCGGCCCTGGAAAGTGCCGCGGTCGCCGAGTCGCTTCCGGTGCGCCAAAGACTTGCCGTCCACCGCGATAACGCTGCTTGCGCCAGTTGTCACGAGTTCATCGACCCGCCCGGCTTTGCGCTCGAAGGCTTCGACGCCGTGGGCCGCTGGCGCGTCTCTGATGGCGGGAGTCTCGTCGATGCCTCCGGCGGACTTCCAGACGGTCGAACGTTCGACGGGGTAGATGGCCTTGAGCGGGCCCTGACCGAGCGCCCGGAACTCCTGGTCACCACCGTTGCCGAGAAACTGCTCACGTTCGCGCTGGGCCGGGGTATCGAGTATTACGACGCACCTGCCCTGAGGCAGGTTGTTCGCGATGCGAGGCGAGATGACTATCGGTTGTCGGCGATCATCGTCGGTTTGGTCCGGAGTGCGCCGTTTCGGATGAGAGAAGCCCATGAGTAA
- a CDS encoding DUF1552 domain-containing protein, with translation MSNFIARRSIPRRTFLRGVGATLALPLLDAMVPALSAGTASAATPVRRLGYVFMPMGADMTRWTPPPGEKLDKLSFILDSLEPVKQYLTVVSNLELRNAYPGTHATSNAAFLSCARAKHTESNDYYLGTTVDQVAAREIGRQTQLPSLELSMDMMQTVGQCDNGYACVYQNNLSWSSPTTPLPAEAHPRIVFEMLFGEGGSKADRAAALRRRASLLDFVKDDLSRLNGELGAADRARVDQYLESVRDVERRVQKAMADVKDKSLPDLDRPVGVPASYAAHARLMFDLQLLAFQGDVTRVTTFQLARETSNRTYPEAGVADPHHALSHHGNDPDKVARMARINRFHVSLFAEYLQKLKSTPDGDGTLLDHTLLLYGSGMGNPNVHDHVNLPAIVAGGTAHGMKGGRHIRFEKTAPLANLHLTLLDKAGVRVEKFADSSGKIDGLFEPLGI, from the coding sequence ATGAGTAACTTCATCGCACGCAGGTCCATTCCACGCCGCACCTTTCTTCGCGGCGTCGGGGCGACCCTGGCACTGCCGCTGCTGGACGCCATGGTCCCGGCGCTGTCGGCCGGCACGGCGTCGGCGGCGACGCCGGTTCGCCGGCTGGGCTACGTCTTCATGCCCATGGGGGCCGACATGACCCGCTGGACGCCTCCGCCCGGCGAAAAGCTTGACAAGCTCTCGTTCATCCTCGACTCGCTCGAGCCGGTGAAGCAGTACCTGACAGTCGTCAGCAATCTCGAACTGCGTAACGCCTATCCCGGCACTCACGCGACGTCCAACGCGGCATTCCTGAGTTGTGCGCGGGCGAAGCACACCGAGAGCAACGACTACTACCTGGGAACCACGGTGGATCAGGTCGCGGCGAGGGAGATCGGCCGCCAGACACAGCTGCCGTCGCTCGAGTTGTCCATGGACATGATGCAGACCGTCGGCCAATGCGATAACGGCTACGCCTGCGTGTACCAGAACAATCTTTCCTGGTCGTCGCCGACAACACCATTGCCGGCCGAGGCGCACCCGCGAATCGTCTTCGAGATGCTGTTCGGCGAAGGCGGCAGCAAGGCAGACCGCGCCGCGGCGCTTCGACGTCGAGCCAGCCTGCTCGACTTCGTCAAAGACGACCTTTCCCGGCTGAACGGCGAACTCGGAGCGGCCGACCGGGCTCGCGTGGACCAGTACCTAGAATCCGTCCGAGACGTCGAAAGGCGGGTTCAGAAGGCGATGGCAGATGTGAAAGACAAGTCGCTGCCCGATCTCGACCGCCCGGTGGGTGTTCCCGCGTCTTATGCAGCACACGCGAGATTGATGTTCGACCTTCAGTTGCTCGCATTCCAGGGTGATGTCACCCGGGTCACGACATTCCAACTCGCCCGCGAGACGAGCAATCGCACCTACCCGGAAGCCGGCGTGGCCGACCCGCACCATGCCCTGTCCCACCACGGCAACGACCCCGATAAGGTTGCCAGGATGGCGAGGATCAACCGCTTTCACGTGTCGCTCTTCGCCGAGTACCTGCAGAAGCTCAAGTCGACACCCGACGGCGACGGCACGCTACTCGACCACACACTGCTCCTCTACGGCAGCGGCATGGGCAATCCCAACGTCCACGACCACGTGAACCTCCCGGCCATTGTCGCCGGTGGCACCGCCCATGGCATGAAGGGTGGCCGGCACATTCGATTCGAGAAGACGGCTCCGCTGGCCAACCTCCATCTCACCCTGCTTGATAAGGCCGGTGTACGCGTCGAAAAGTTTGCCGACAGCTCGGGCAAGATTGACGGCTTGTTTGAACCATTGGGAATCTAG